TCGGATTTCAGCGGCGTGAAACCAGATGGCGTGGTCGATGCTGGCGGAGCGAATCTGGGGGTCGCGCCAGGTCACGCCGTGAGGCCGCATGCAGGTACTGAGCAGGGACAGATCCGACGCGTAGGCGAGGGTGGCTCGTTGCAATGGCGCGCTATCCCCTATCGACTCGCGGCTGCGGAACCACATGCTCTGCTGGTCCGTCGGCTCGACTTTCAGGAAGTTGGCATCACCGTTAACCGGCCGGACCTCGAAAGGGCGCTCCCGGCTGAGCATGGGGTAGAGCGCCTCAGGAAGCTGGTCGGCGTGCACCTGGGCGAGTTCTCGCTCATTCGGCAAGCCTTCCGGGCCGCGTTTTTCTGGCATCGGTTGCTGGTGGGCCAGCCCCGGCTCGGGCGCCTGGAACGACGCCGTCAGGCTGAAGATCGGCTTGTCGTTCTGCCGGGCGACCACCCGGCGGTTGCTGAAGCTGCGGCCGTCCAGGTCGGCGAAGACCTCATAGTGGATCGGCAAGGCGCTGTCGCCCGGGCGCATGAAATAGTTGTGGGCGGAATGCACCTGTTTGTCCGGGGCCACCGTGTTGGAGGCCGCCATGAGCGCCTGGGCCAGCACTTCGCCGCCAAAGATTCGGCCGCGATCGCCCTCAAGGCGGTGCCCGATGAAGTGAGTCTCGTCGATCCGGTCCACCTCCAACAGGTCGGATAGCGAGCTCTTCTGTTTCGGTTGGTTCATGAGGTGAGGTTCTCGTGCCAATTTGGAAGCGCTTCCAGCGGAGGGGAACCTTAGCACAGCCGACCTGCGCTGTTCAGCGTCTACATTAACGGGGTCAGAAGAACCTTAATTTAGCCAGAAGCGTTCGTCTGGCCCCATTTCTCCAAGCGTGCGCATGCCAGTACCATGTGCTGGAAGTATCTGCTCAAGACTAGAACTGCGGAGTCGCTTGAACTTCAGCGAGCCGGCTCTTCTGGTTCCACCTGACTATCGCCGCCCTGTTTGTCTTTAACGTCAGCCTCAGCCTCCGCATCTTTGGCTATCCGCCTCCCAGCAAAGCGCGTGATCATCGGCCCAACAAGGCAGGTCACGAAAATTACGATGATGATTGCGTCGACGGTTGTTGCATCGATCAGCTCGGCCTGGAGCGCAGTGACTGCCACCGCGAGCGTCGCAGCAGCCTGGGGCAGTGCGAGTGATGCCATGACGATTCGGGCGGTCGGCCGGTAGCCGAACCACCAGCCGGTCGCCCAGGCGGCGGCAAACTTTGCGAATACGATTGCGAGCAGCAGCATTGCAGCCTCCAGCCATGCTTCGCTGCCGCCGAGCAGCACGTCGAGCTCGAGGCGCATGCCGGTTGAGAGGAAAAAGAACGGGATGAACAGCACCTGACCCGCGAAGCGGACGTGCTCAAGTAGCGGCGGCTGCGACTTCAACGACCGATTCAAGCACAGACCGGCAAGGAATGCCCCCAGGATATTCTTGGTGCCTATCAGTTCAGCGGCCATCGATAACACGAACAACACGGCCAGCACTGCGAGTGCCTTATCGGCACGGTGTGCCCATGGGCGCTCAAAAAACCAACGGCTGGAACGCGGTAAGACGAGAAGGCCGACGGCAACCAGTGCGACGAGCAATACCAGCGGCAGGTAGCCGTCAGGCCCCTTCGTATCGCCGCCGGCTGACTGAAGCACCAGGACCAGCATCACCAAAGCGAGCGTGTCGGTCAGCAATGTGCCGCCGATGGTCGCGACGATAGGGCGGTGGTGCATTAGCTTTTGCCGCTTGATGATCGGATAGCCGAGCAACGTATGCGACGACAAGGCCGCCCCGATCAACAACGCACCAGCCCAGCCATCGGCGAATACGAGGCCGACACCCACCGCTGATACCATCGACAGGATGAACGTTGTAAGTCCGAATCCGATCGCCTCAGCCTTGTGATGGCGGACCACCTCAAGGTCGATCTCGATGCCGGCGAGGAACATGATGTAGACGAGCCCGACGGTGCCGAGCAGCCCGACCACCGGCTCGGACGGCACGAGCTCATAGCCGCCGGGGCCGACCAGCATGCCGATCACCAGCAGCCCGACCAACGCCGGAATGCTCAGCCGCTGGAAGAGCAGGTGCACCAATAGCACCCCTACTGCCAATACGGTTAACTGGAGCATCGGGTCGGAGATAGGCAGTTCGATCATGAGTGGATGCTCCAAGAAAAAAACTAGGGTCAGATGAGCATTTCGCTCGGGGACTGCGGCCAGTTCAAACTGACCCCTTTATCCGCTGATTCACTCCCGCATCTCGTTGCGGCGCATGGGCATTGCATCGATGTCCGCAAACAGAGCCTCTAGATCGACCTGGTCCAGCCGGTCTTTCACTCCGCCATCCTTACCGATCAGGATCACCTGGCCGGGCTCGATCCGGTAGGTCTGCAGGGTGTTGGCCTTTAGCTCCGGTGCCATTGGTCCCGAGTAGTTGGTAAGGGTTCTGGAGTCCTTGAATACCAGCCAGAGGAGATCGCGATCTGTAACGCCGGCTGCATTGTCTTCGAGTAGGGATGCTGCCTTCTCTGCGTCGGCCACTTCATTAACAACGATGATCCGGTTTTGCCATTGCAAGCTGGAAAGGTCGGTCAGCATAGGTTGCTCGCTGCTTTGCGCACAGAGACTGAACAGGAGAAGAAGGAGGGTGATGTACCGCATAGATTGATCTCCAGATACTTGGCCCAGGCCCGTATGGACGCCAGTGAACTGATCCCCGAGCGTACCGATACATCAAAAGTAACCATACCCAGCCTATGGTGAGTGGACCGATGAGAACCGGAAGCTAATATCGTAGCAGTCACTGTGCGATCACACTTCGGCCGTCATGGCAGAACAATGGATTACCCTTCAGGAGCACTCATGGTCCCTTTCAGACATTCCCTGATTTTTCTCGCTACTCTTGGGCTGTTGACGGCCTGCGACAACTCAACAAACGCAGATGACACAGATCAAGCTTCTGCGCCGTCCAATTCAGCCCAGGCAGCTCCTGCAGAATCGTCTTCCAGTGCGGCCGATACCGAATCTGCTGAAACAACGGCGGCATCGGATCAGGACGAGGCGGAATCAACCGATTCTGGTACGCCGTTTTCCGTCAGCGAGGTGACGCGGTTCGAGCAACCCTGGGCCATGACATTCCTGCCAGACGGCCGACTGCTGGTGACAGAGATGGCGGGTAACCTGCGTTTGCACGATCTCGACAAAGGCGAGACCGGCAGCATCGAGGGCGTGCCCGACGTGGTTCAAGCCGGACAGGGTGGCCTGGGTGATGTGCTCGTGCATCCGCAGTTCAAGGATAATCAGCAGATCTATATCAGCTATGTCGAGGCTGGAGACGGCGGTTCTGGTGCGGCGGTCGCCCGGGCGCGGCTGGTATTGGACGAGAATGGTGGCGGCGAGCTTGAAGATCTGGAAGTTATCTGGCGGCAGACACCGAAGGTGTCTGGCGATGGTCATTTCAGTCACCGGCTTGCCTTTGATGATGAAGGAAAGCTGTGGATCAGCTCCGGCGAGCGGCAAAAGTTCGACCCGGCTCAGGACATGGACGGTAATCTGGGCAAAATGATCAGACTGAACGCCGACGGCAGCGTGCCTGACGGTAATCCTTTTACCGATCAGGGCGAGGTGGCGGCCCAGGTCTGGTCGTTGGGTCACCGCAATATTCTCGGCATGGCATTCGATGCTGACGGCAGGTTGTGGGCCCATGAAATGGGGCCAGAAGGTGGCGATGAGCTGAACCTGATCGAAAAGGGTGCCAACTACGGTTACCCGATCGTATCCAACGGCGAGCACTATGACGGCAGGGACATCCCCGATCACGATACCCGCCCAGAGTTTGAGGCGCCCGTTATCACCTGGACGCCGGTCATTTCACCGGCAGGGTTCATCATTTATGACGGCGAGCTTTTCCCGGAGTGGAAGGGTAGCGGCTTTATCGGCGGCCTCTCATCCAATGGGTTGGTGCGTGTCGCGTTCGATGGAGAAAACGCCCGGGAGGCGGAACGCTTTGATCTGGAGCGTCGTATACGCGAGGTCGAGCAAGGACCGGACGGCGCAGTCTGGCTCCTGGAAGATGGTCGGCGTGGAGGCAACGGCACGCTGCTGAAGCTGACGCCGAAGGAGTAGATCGATAGCAGAGCCAGCCTGGTGCTGGCTCTGCTACGCCTCGCGTTACAACTCCAGATATTCCGCGATCAAGAACGCTTCACCCTTGCCTTCGTGCGCACCGAAGTAGCTGACCGGCTCGCGTTCGCCGTTTTCGATAGACCCCACCTCACAGTCAATGCCGTATTGCTTGGCCAGGCCATTGAACAGGTCCACCGGGTAGTTCAGGTGAATGTTTTTCGTCACCGGCTGGCTGATGCCCAGCTCCCAATCAGCACAGTCCTCGCTGTCGCAGGCGTTGATCAGGGTGACATCGTTAGCCGTATTGGCTTCGGCATAAGCCTGTAAGGCCGCCTGCAGTTCAGGCAGGCTCTGCCGTAGTTTCTTTTCCCGCTTTTCTTCCAGGCGGTCACAGGCAACAAGAAAGTAGACAAGCATCTGAAGTATCCGGTTTGGCGGCAACACCCAGCCCGTTGCCGATCAATGAAGGTTGCCGTCAGTTTACCTGCTTACGACGTGCGAGGGAGCCGCAACGTGACTCGTTACACATCCCGGCGTGCGAACTGGCGGGCATCCCGTAGACTGAGCAAACACTCATCTCGAGAGAACCCATAATGTTCGGCCTATTCAAGAGCGACCCGGCAAAGAAGTTGCGCAAGCAGTACAACGCCAAGCTGGAAGCGGCCATGCAGGCGCAGCGTAACGGCGATATTCGCACGTACTCCATGCTGACTCAGGAGGCCGATACGCTGTGGAAGCAGCTGGAGCCGTTGGAGAAACAGCGAGGATGAATGAACTGGCCTCTCGCCTGATGTTATCCCTGTTCATCGTTGCCCTTGTGGGCTG
The nucleotide sequence above comes from Halopseudomonas xinjiangensis. Encoded proteins:
- a CDS encoding acyl-CoA thioesterase, with the protein product MNQPKQKSSLSDLLEVDRIDETHFIGHRLEGDRGRIFGGEVLAQALMAASNTVAPDKQVHSAHNYFMRPGDSALPIHYEVFADLDGRSFSNRRVVARQNDKPIFSLTASFQAPEPGLAHQQPMPEKRGPEGLPNERELAQVHADQLPEALYPMLSRERPFEVRPVNGDANFLKVEPTDQQSMWFRSRESIGDSAPLQRATLAYASDLSLLSTCMRPHGVTWRDPQIRSASIDHAIWFHAAEIRTEDWMLYVMDSPWSGASRGLNRGSIYSQDGQLVASVAQEGLIRMVE
- a CDS encoding cation:proton antiporter, which gives rise to MIELPISDPMLQLTVLAVGVLLVHLLFQRLSIPALVGLLVIGMLVGPGGYELVPSEPVVGLLGTVGLVYIMFLAGIEIDLEVVRHHKAEAIGFGLTTFILSMVSAVGVGLVFADGWAGALLIGAALSSHTLLGYPIIKRQKLMHHRPIVATIGGTLLTDTLALVMLVLVLQSAGGDTKGPDGYLPLVLLVALVAVGLLVLPRSSRWFFERPWAHRADKALAVLAVLFVLSMAAELIGTKNILGAFLAGLCLNRSLKSQPPLLEHVRFAGQVLFIPFFFLSTGMRLELDVLLGGSEAWLEAAMLLLAIVFAKFAAAWATGWWFGYRPTARIVMASLALPQAAATLAVAVTALQAELIDATTVDAIIIVIFVTCLVGPMITRFAGRRIAKDAEAEADVKDKQGGDSQVEPEEPAR
- a CDS encoding DUF4174 domain-containing protein, whose protein sequence is MRYITLLLLLFSLCAQSSEQPMLTDLSSLQWQNRIIVVNEVADAEKAASLLEDNAAGVTDRDLLWLVFKDSRTLTNYSGPMAPELKANTLQTYRIEPGQVILIGKDGGVKDRLDQVDLEALFADIDAMPMRRNEMRE
- a CDS encoding PQQ-dependent sugar dehydrogenase; the protein is MRSHFGRHGRTMDYPSGALMVPFRHSLIFLATLGLLTACDNSTNADDTDQASAPSNSAQAAPAESSSSAADTESAETTAASDQDEAESTDSGTPFSVSEVTRFEQPWAMTFLPDGRLLVTEMAGNLRLHDLDKGETGSIEGVPDVVQAGQGGLGDVLVHPQFKDNQQIYISYVEAGDGGSGAAVARARLVLDENGGGELEDLEVIWRQTPKVSGDGHFSHRLAFDDEGKLWISSGERQKFDPAQDMDGNLGKMIRLNADGSVPDGNPFTDQGEVAAQVWSLGHRNILGMAFDADGRLWAHEMGPEGGDELNLIEKGANYGYPIVSNGEHYDGRDIPDHDTRPEFEAPVITWTPVISPAGFIIYDGELFPEWKGSGFIGGLSSNGLVRVAFDGENAREAERFDLERRIREVEQGPDGAVWLLEDGRRGGNGTLLKLTPKE
- a CDS encoding DUF6435 family protein — translated: MFGLFKSDPAKKLRKQYNAKLEAAMQAQRNGDIRTYSMLTQEADTLWKQLEPLEKQRG